From uncultured Methanobrevibacter sp., one genomic window encodes:
- a CDS encoding ABC transporter permease, whose translation MKMLYRKMLRDFKDHKAQFLSIFLMALIGVFAFTGISGEVVGMVDVSNSYYENTNLADGWIYGEEISDDVFSDIKSMEEIKDAQREMVVDTVANYSSDPEITLHVVEGNQNISKFYLFKGKDFDPNDEEGIWIDKRFADGRKLDIGDKITLKFDGNKVSKTVRGIMYSPEYVYYIQEGSLLPDFSQVGFAYIPSKGADFDIVYNTIALDGYEELDEKDFKSALEDKLGQKAYVQYVDRDNNVGIKTLQDEISQHQMFSGIFPAIFVLVSLLTLVTTMSRVISAQRMQIGTLKAMGYSNKSIILHYLSYGFVLSLSGSVIGLVVGPLTIPYLFYPTMSSTYSLPRWGPSWDISFFAVAGLMVVSSVLISYISVKGISDENPSETIRPKAPKLVSSGLIERTKIWERFSFNERWNYRDAKRNKTRAIMSVFGVFACALLVMSAFGMVDSINDVEDWQYNQIYNFNSKLLLEENITDSQLDHILDETGGEGIREEAIELKYKGIKKTGTLTVMNDTEYYKVTDANRNYISLDPDGVAISDKMAEVLGLKVGDKVRWHVAGNPKWIDSEITETYSIPFGQGLIMSPEVFDEIGGDDYNYSTNVVLTKKNVKENYTGVSSITTSEDIRKGWNTMTEALDLMVSVLTTFAIVLAVVVLYNLGLLSFTEIQRELATLKVLGFNSKSLRRLLLTQNLWFSTIGFILAIPGAYVLMGIMMGSTGDEYCFPINIYLWNFIVSFLITFGLSVLVNLAFSRKIKKVNMVESLKSNE comes from the coding sequence ATGAAAATGCTATATAGGAAAATGCTACGTGATTTCAAGGATCATAAGGCCCAGTTTCTCTCTATCTTTTTAATGGCTCTTATAGGAGTCTTTGCATTTACAGGAATTAGCGGTGAAGTTGTAGGTATGGTGGATGTATCAAACAGCTATTATGAGAATACAAACCTAGCTGATGGGTGGATCTATGGAGAGGAAATAAGTGACGATGTATTTTCCGATATTAAATCCATGGAAGAAATCAAGGATGCCCAAAGGGAGATGGTAGTGGATACGGTTGCCAATTACTCATCAGACCCAGAGATTACTTTGCATGTTGTAGAGGGAAATCAAAACATATCCAAATTCTACCTTTTCAAGGGGAAAGACTTTGACCCTAATGATGAGGAAGGAATTTGGATTGACAAAAGGTTTGCAGATGGCCGTAAATTGGATATTGGAGATAAGATCACCTTAAAGTTCGATGGAAATAAGGTGTCTAAAACAGTTAGGGGAATAATGTATTCTCCGGAATATGTCTATTATATCCAGGAAGGTAGCTTGCTTCCTGACTTTTCTCAAGTGGGCTTTGCTTACATCCCATCTAAAGGCGCTGATTTTGACATTGTGTATAATACAATAGCTCTTGATGGCTATGAGGAATTGGATGAGAAGGACTTCAAGTCTGCATTGGAGGATAAATTGGGCCAAAAGGCCTATGTTCAGTATGTCGACCGTGACAATAATGTTGGCATAAAGACATTGCAGGATGAGATATCTCAACACCAGATGTTTTCAGGAATATTTCCAGCCATTTTCGTTCTTGTATCACTTTTGACTTTGGTAACAACAATGTCCCGTGTCATTTCAGCTCAAAGGATGCAGATAGGAACCTTAAAGGCAATGGGATACAGCAACAAGTCAATAATCCTTCACTATCTCTCTTATGGATTCGTATTGTCATTAAGCGGTTCTGTTATAGGTCTTGTTGTAGGGCCTTTGACTATACCTTATCTATTCTATCCAACAATGTCATCTACCTATTCGCTTCCTCGCTGGGGACCTTCATGGGACATCAGCTTCTTTGCTGTTGCAGGACTTATGGTAGTCTCTTCTGTATTGATAAGCTACATTTCAGTAAAGGGAATCAGCGATGAGAATCCTTCAGAAACAATCAGGCCAAAGGCTCCAAAACTTGTAAGTTCCGGCCTTATTGAAAGAACCAAGATTTGGGAAAGATTCAGCTTCAATGAAAGATGGAACTATAGGGATGCAAAAAGGAACAAGACCAGAGCGATAATGAGCGTTTTCGGTGTATTTGCATGTGCCCTTTTGGTAATGTCTGCATTCGGAATGGTCGATTCAATCAATGATGTTGAGGATTGGCAGTACAATCAAATCTATAACTTCAATTCAAAGCTATTATTAGAAGAAAACATCACAGATTCACAATTGGATCATATCTTGGATGAGACTGGCGGTGAAGGAATAAGGGAAGAAGCCATTGAGTTGAAGTATAAGGGCATCAAGAAGACAGGAACCCTTACGGTAATGAACGATACAGAGTATTACAAGGTTACCGATGCCAACAGAAACTATATAAGCCTTGATCCTGATGGAGTGGCCATTTCAGACAAGATGGCTGAAGTCCTTGGATTGAAGGTTGGAGATAAGGTAAGATGGCATGTTGCAGGAAACCCTAAATGGATTGATTCAGAGATTACAGAAACATACTCAATTCCTTTTGGCCAAGGATTGATAATGTCTCCTGAAGTCTTTGATGAGATTGGAGGGGATGACTACAACTACAGCACAAATGTTGTATTGACCAAAAAGAACGTGAAAGAAAACTATACTGGAGTAAGCAGCATTACAACAAGTGAAGACATCAGGAAGGGATGGAACACAATGACTGAAGCATTGGACTTGATGGTCAGTGTCCTCACTACCTTTGCAATTGTCTTGGCAGTTGTGGTATTGTACAATTTAGGTCTATTGTCATTCACTGAGATTCAAAGGGAGCTTGCGACACTCAAGGTTCTTGGATTCAACTCAAAAAGCTTGAGAAGGCTTTTGTTAACTCAAAACCTATGGTTCTCAACTATTGGATTTATTCTAGCTATTCCTGGAGCTTATGTTTTGATGGGCATCATGATGGGGTCAACTGGTGATGAGTATTGCTTCCCAATCAACATTTACTTATGGAACTTCATAGTCAGTTTCCTCATTACCTTTGGATTGTCTGTTCTTGTCAACTTGGCATTTTCAAGAAAGATCAAGAAGGTGAATATGGTTGAATCCTTGAAGAGCAATGAATAG
- a CDS encoding HEPN domain-containing protein, which produces MTFTWDKFYDVGNCMKNISKKEEYQRSAVGRFYYAAFGLVKNYYEDKYQRTVPSNDSHSFLINELEKSYGDEKALGENLRKIRRFRNYADYDSKFYMKNVGVSEEIYNEIIILLNNLNKKSKR; this is translated from the coding sequence TTGACTTTCACTTGGGATAAATTTTATGATGTTGGAAACTGTATGAAAAATATTTCCAAAAAGGAAGAGTATCAACGTTCTGCTGTAGGCCGTTTTTATTATGCAGCTTTTGGATTAGTGAAGAATTATTATGAAGATAAATATCAAAGAACAGTTCCTTCGAATGATTCTCATTCATTTCTAATAAATGAATTGGAAAAATCTTATGGTGATGAGAAGGCTTTAGGTGAAAACTTGAGAAAAATAAGAAGATTTAGGAATTACGCCGATTATGATAGCAAATTCTATATGAAAAATGTAGGTGTCAGTGAAGAAATCTATAATGAAATAATTATATTATTGAATAATTTAAATAAAAAAAGTAAAAGGTAA
- the pyrB gene encoding aspartate carbamoyltransferase produces the protein MFGHENLISLKDFEKDEIEFILDEASKLEDVAKSKKLSRELEGKILGLLFYEPSTRTRLSFEASMKRLGGECIELGDTSISSVAKGESIADTAKMFESYCDAIVIRHDLEGVSRFLSDIVDVPIINAGDGAGQHPTQTLLDLYTIKKHFGKIDGLNIALLGDLKYGRTVHSLSYALGMYDVEMTFVSPDQLKMPKETLHDLEENNIKFKETNNLKDVIDDVDVLYVTRIQKERFPDEEEYEEIKGAYLINKELLEGKDLIVMHPLPRIDEIAYDVDDTKYNKYFEQAANAIPVRMAILRNLITHRYE, from the coding sequence ATATTTGGCCATGAAAACCTTATTTCATTAAAGGATTTTGAAAAGGATGAAATTGAATTCATCTTAGATGAAGCAAGCAAACTTGAAGATGTTGCTAAATCAAAGAAGTTATCCAGAGAGCTTGAAGGAAAAATATTAGGACTCTTATTCTACGAACCTTCCACAAGAACAAGACTTTCCTTTGAAGCCTCCATGAAAAGACTTGGAGGGGAATGCATTGAACTTGGGGACACATCAATCAGTTCAGTGGCTAAAGGTGAAAGCATAGCAGATACAGCAAAGATGTTTGAATCATACTGTGATGCAATTGTAATAAGACACGACCTTGAAGGAGTGTCACGTTTCCTCTCAGATATCGTGGATGTTCCAATCATAAATGCAGGTGACGGTGCAGGCCAACACCCAACCCAGACATTATTGGACCTTTACACAATCAAAAAGCACTTCGGAAAAATAGACGGATTGAACATAGCGCTTCTTGGAGACTTAAAATACGGCCGTACCGTACATTCACTCTCATACGCTTTGGGAATGTATGATGTTGAGATGACATTTGTCTCACCGGACCAGCTTAAGATGCCTAAGGAAACATTGCATGACCTTGAAGAGAACAATATCAAGTTCAAGGAAACAAACAACCTTAAGGATGTCATTGATGATGTTGATGTCCTCTACGTTACCAGAATCCAAAAGGAAAGGTTCCCAGACGAAGAGGAATATGAAGAGATCAAGGGAGCTTACCTGATCAATAAGGAATTGCTTGAAGGAAAGGACCTTATTGTAATGCACCCACTACCAAGAATAGATGAGATTGCATATGATGTTGACGATACAAAGTACAACAAGTACTTTGAACAGGCTGCAAATGCAATTCCAGTAAGAATGGCTATCCTAAGAAACTTGATTACTCATAGGTATGAGTAA
- a CDS encoding fumarylacetoacetate hydrolase family protein has protein sequence MKFLRFKNKADSLNEDKEIKSGFLDDEGKVIELNGDILDYFNKDIKFILYNMVSSHGLDDIEILSPTEPSKIVCIGLNYKDHAKELNLDLPESPVIFIKPSTTVNRTDNIIIYPNVSKQIDYEGELAVVIGKTTKQVSIEEADDCIFGYTIINDVTARDFTLGDGQWTRGKSCDGFAPMGPYIETDLDPLNQKIITKVNGETKQNSSTSQMIFSPQEIISYVSQTMTLNPGDVIATGTPPGVGEMKADSIVEVTIEDIGTLKSYLIKEE, from the coding sequence ATGAAATTCCTAAGATTCAAGAACAAGGCCGACAGTCTAAATGAAGATAAAGAAATAAAATCAGGTTTCCTAGACGATGAAGGTAAGGTCATCGAACTAAATGGAGACATTCTAGACTACTTCAATAAGGACATAAAATTCATTTTATACAATATGGTATCATCACACGGCTTAGATGACATTGAAATACTATCCCCAACTGAACCGTCTAAAATAGTCTGCATTGGCCTCAATTACAAGGATCATGCAAAGGAATTGAATCTAGACCTACCTGAAAGCCCTGTAATATTCATAAAGCCATCCACTACAGTAAATAGAACAGACAACATAATCATCTATCCTAATGTGTCAAAGCAAATAGATTATGAAGGAGAGCTTGCGGTTGTAATAGGAAAAACAACCAAACAAGTTAGTATAGAAGAAGCGGATGATTGCATCTTCGGATACACAATAATAAATGACGTTACAGCAAGGGACTTCACCCTTGGAGATGGCCAATGGACAAGAGGAAAAAGCTGTGACGGCTTTGCTCCAATGGGACCATATATAGAAACAGACCTTGACCCATTGAATCAAAAGATCATAACCAAGGTAAATGGAGAAACAAAGCAAAACTCAAGCACTTCACAAATGATCTTCTCTCCACAGGAAATCATCTCATACGTTTCACAGACAATGACATTGAATCCAGGAGATGTGATAGCTACAGGAACACCTCCAGGTGTAGGTGAAATGAAGGCAGATTCAATAGTTGAAGTGACAATAGAAGACATTGGAACATTAAAGAGCTATTTAATCAAAGAAGAATGA